The following are encoded together in the Argopecten irradians isolate NY chromosome 5, Ai_NY, whole genome shotgun sequence genome:
- the LOC138322981 gene encoding uncharacterized protein, with the protein MMAMSRLVRNVIFLFVLFYIDTTLSQQLPPRFPSNLYGFIPENKTNDSLITSFNVTDPNNDVITLGIYDDFTRSCVYLTTTNSRAGFVTGNVFLINPDNFDYDRGQRDVRLAFTASDGENTVRY; encoded by the exons ATGATGGCGATGTCCAGATTGGTACGAAATGTGATTTtcctgtttgttttattttatattg ACACAACATTGTCACAGCAGTTACCACCTCGGTTTCCATCGAATCTGTATGGATTTATACCTGAGAACAAAACAAATG ATTCCCTGATCACATCATTTAATGTCACTGATccaaacaatgacgtcatcacaTTGGGGATATATGATGACTTCACCCGCTCCTGTGTCTACTTGACCACAACTAACAGCCGTGCCGGTTTTGTGACGGGGAATGTCTTCCTCATTAATCCGGATAATTTCGACTACGATAGG GGGCAGAGAGATGTTAGATTAGCTTTCACCGCAAGTGATGGTGAGAACACGGTAAGGTATTAA
- the LOC138322982 gene encoding cadherin-23-like: MTGTAEITIKVSDVQDTPPRFQRLPYLFAIKENSSWVGSNILAQDGDRGFPRDITYSLYNDSQCSSLFTLDNRTGKLSLKDGRVLDRDTGVLKEKQGVCRLQIKASEVISSGEPTVNSTANTTVTVTVEDIDDNVPTFSLSHYNASVDEEVSNIPLTINGAVGINVSDLDQGKNSEFDLTVNYANGTKCTGIESTPSHVIGQATVLLRLVHGFKFDYETEEMVELQVVATGKVNNSMTTTCTVTVNINNTNDNDPVFDQSDYNAIIAENPEHGTSVIVVTAKDDDKGKYGNLNYTLKGSSLFAIDPQNGTVYTNGSPGDLDRETRDTYYLTVVVTDGGGKRAVVSLTVTLSDVNDNRPKFIYTTVEMSINENTTTFTPNIAIKANDNDEPGTNNSMVRYRLDIPDPNLQSNFTINDTTGELIATEPLDYENLTYPSENGQIRLIVIAYDLGTPSLESNITVIINAHDENDNTPKFLNDDYNASIPENSKQGHPVKNVSAEDDDATSPNNVTRYYIEKGGSDKFRIDAIKGIITVDLNARFDRETQDLYILTVIAADIGTPPLTGTVNVSVIITDVNDEKPNFGESQYTRGVKENITVGTIIKTYNATDVDKDSNLEYIILGIKATDIDGDSVNRSLIENMFDVVSDNGSVFVSSELDRETASQVDITLLVNDTMCAENCPQNDTTTLTITVEDVNDVAPQFSQDVYEVAIPESYAIGRVVITLTATDVDITGDGPFYTVVSDPYSSFTIKEKRTGTITTTRNLDRETHPVHNITVSASDGVNNSTAIVIINVTDVNDNAPQFLPFDSTVNITEGNYTDNSMWVARVNATDADEGENATVKYRLPPNHNNFWINESTGDIYAVGVVDREAEKDGKIKLTIIAENSDKDPESLRNTTELILLILDVNDNRPEFSGTTYHGSGQETEVKNGTWLLQVTATDSDNGLNGTDGITYEIEQNTNGTDFFYINDTNGMIYANDEMVDNVGTFLLNVTARDGGHPSLMSSVEVFIEIVDENNNQPEFKIDKFMFSILECERPGINITRIAATDKDKGLNGKIMFSLTREPGSGPLPFTIGKDNGQISLNRSVTNKERPEYKFQINATDLGSPIRLTTLSSDITIQIRDVNDKPPQFPQPTRIVSVMENTNDTVVTTVEAFDNDSDSITTYSINNYGKYHQYFHVNKTTGVVTIVKALDRETTPFVEIKVVATDASLRNETCNRTEVIPVAINDTQILRVDLDDQNDSPPVFTQKVFRTGVRKNIKLNTEIFDFVGKVTDKDSETYSIHSFKIVGDMEMPQKITDATGKASQCAESKVKRPVCLSSNGTITTNMLFEEAMEGTITFQVLARDIAGNDTAYLNIDIIVDNQMAKMVFQGSKQEVENIKTNVTGELTNLTGMIFVPDEVNVYTRDDGIVDSSRSILTFYVKDPSTGRILTASEIKQLVDRFGSQLISIQLKYRLLSVEEAFKEPLKEENGEFKQKMILAGATILEAIIICILIVVACRSQGKFKRKLKAATVTTKDEKDSGEKKNSIVPGSNVYASITNPILNKDVPLPVMTEIDTLSDTDSQNSLDLNEVGAEGMTPDYRTTEEKEAVMDMYTEDFYTADTDTDPLQMVLAMHEREKAQNGHVTQMNDMEDESEFHLDFDNPALTLETTEV, from the exons ATGACCGGTACTGCTGAGATAACAATTAAAGTTAGTGACGTTCAGGACACGCCCCCACGTTTCCAGAGACTACCTTACCTATTTGCCATCAAAGAAAACTCTTCATGG GTCGGAAGTAATATCCTTGCTCAGGATGGCGATAGAGGATTCCCTCGTGATATCACGTATAGCCTCTACAACGATTCAC AATGTTCCAGCTTATTTACTTTAGATAATAGGACCGGTAAGCTTTCATTGAAAGATGGACGTGTACTGGATAGGGATACTGGAGtcttaaaagaaaaacaagGTGTATGCAGGCTTCAAATAAAG GCCAGTGAAGTTATAAGTTCGGGAGAGCCGACTGTAAACTCTACAGCCAATACCACCGTCACAGTGACTGTGGAGGATATTGATGATAACGTCCCCACCTTCAGTCTGTCTCATTACAACGCTTCCGTAGACGAGGAGGTATCGAACATTCCTCTGACCATCAACGGAGCCGTTGGCATAAACGTGTCTGATCTGGATCAG GGAAAAAACAGTGAATTCGACCTGACCGTTAATTATGCCAATGGAACAAAATGTACCGGTATTGAATCGACCCCCTCACACGTTATCGGGCAGGCTACCGTCCTACTGAGACTTGTACATGGATTTAAATTTGATTATGAAACAGAGGAAATGGTTGAACTGCAG GTTGTAGCCACGGGCAAAGTAAACAACAGTATGACTACCACATGTACAGTGACTGTCAATATCAACAACACAAACGACAATGATCCTGTGTTTGATCAGAGTGACTACAACGCCATCATCGCCGAAAATCCGGAACATGGAACATCAGTGATTGTAGTAACG GCAAAAGATGACGATAAAGGAAAATACGGTAACCTAAACTACACACTTAAAGGTTCTTCTTT ATTTGCTATAGATCCACAAAACGGTACGGTTTACACGAACGGGAGTCCTGGTGACCTTGACCGGGAGACACGTGACACGTACTACCTGACAGTGGTGGTGACTGATGGAGGAGGCAAGAGGGCTGTGGTGTCTCTCACAGTTACACTATCAGACGTCAACGACAATAGACCCAAATTTATATATACTACAGTGGAAATGTCAATAAACGAAAATACTACCACGTTCACCCCAAATATTGCTATAAAG GCAAATGACAACGATGAGCCTGGTACAAATAACAGTATGGTCCGGTACAGATTAGACATTCCGGACCCAAATCTCCAGAGTAATTTCACAATCAACGACACAACGGGTGAACTTATAGCGACGGAGCCTCTGGACTATGAGAACCTTACGTACCCGTCTGAGAATGGACAGATAAGACTGATTGTCATCGCTTACGACCTTGGAACACCCTCTCTAGAATCAAATATCACTGTAATAATCAACGCACAT GATGAAAACGATAATACCCCAAAGTTTCTAAATGATGACTACAATGCAAGTATACCCGAAAACTCAAAGCAAG gtCATCCCGTCAAAAATGTGTCCGCTGAGGATGATGACGCTACGAGCCCAAATAATGTAACCCGCTACTATATCGAAAAGGGAGGATCCGACAAGTTCCGAATTGATGCTATCAAAGGCATCATCACAGTTGATCTGAATGCCAGGTTCGACAGAGAAACCCAGGACCTGTATATCCTGACTGTGATCGCCGCAGATATCGGTACCCCGCCACTGACAGGCACTGTGAATGTATCTGTCATAATCACAGATGTCAACGACGAAAAGCCCAACTTCGGCGAGTCACAGTATACAAGAGGCGTAAAAGAAAATATCACTGTTGGAACCATCATAAAAACATATAACGCAACTGATGTCGACAAAGATAGTAATCTAGAGTATATCATACTTGGAATTAAGGCAACAGATATAGACGGTGATTCCGTCAACAGAAGTCTGATAGAG aacatGTTTGATGTTGTTAGTGACAATGGTTCTGTGTTTGTGAGTAGTGAACTAGACAGAGAAACAGCCAGCCAAGTAGACATTACTCTTCTCGTAAACGACACCATGTGTGCTGAGAATTGTCCACAAAATGATACGA CAACCCTAACTATAACTGTAGAGGATGTTAATGACGTAGCCCCTCAGTTCTCGCAGGATGTGTATGAGGTAGCCATTCCAGAGTCTTATGCTATCGGCAGAGTCGTCATAACTCTAACAGCCACTGACGTCGACATTACAGGAGACGGACCGTTTTATACAGTGGTTTCAGACCCATACTCTAGTTTTAcaattaaagaaaaaagaacAG GAACTATAACAACAACTAGAAATCTGGACAGAGAAACTCACCCGGTCCACAACATAACAGTCAGTGCATCAGACGGCGTTAACAACTCCACGGCCATCGTAATCATCAACGTGACGGATGTCAATGACAATGCACCGCAGTTCCTTCCCTTCGACTCCACAGTTAACATTACAGAGGGGAACTACACGGACAATAGCATGTGGGTGGCTAGAGTTAATGCAACTGATGCTGACGAAGGAGAAAATGCCACGGTGAAATACAGACTTCCACCCAACCATAACAACTTCTGGATTAATGAATCTACA GGTGATATTTACGCCGTTGGTGTCGTCGATAGAGAGGCTGAGAAAGATGGTAAGATAAAACTCACCATCATTGCTGAAAATTCAGATAAAGACCCTGAAAGCTTGAGGAACACAACAGAATTAATATTGCTCATTTTAGACGTGAACGACAACCGTCCCGAATTTTCTGGAACAACTTATCATGGGTCTGGGCAGGAAACGGAAGTAAAGAATGGAACGTGGCTTCTACAAGTCACAGCGACAGACTCTGACAATGGACTTAATGGCACTGATGGTATTACCTATGAAATAGAACAGAACACAAATGGGACAGATTTCTTCTACATTAATGACACGAATGGCATGATATATGCCAATGACGAGATGGTTGATAATGTCGGCACATTCCTCCTTAATGTAACAGCACGTGATGGCGGTCATCCATCTTTGATGTCAAGTGTTGAAGTTTTCATTGAAATCGTAGACGAGAACAACAACCAACCGGAgttcaaaattgataaattcATGTTCAGCATACTCGAG tGTGAACGACCAGGTATAAATATAACAAGGATAGCAGCTACAGATAAAGACAAAGGACTCAATGGAAAGATCATGTTCTCACTCACTAGAGAACCTGGTTCTGGTCCTCTACCGTTCACAATAGGAAAGGATAACGGCCAGATTTCGTTGAATAGATCCGTAACAAATAAAGAGCGTCCAGAATATAAg TTTCAAATCAACGCCACGGACCTAGGATCACCAATACGACTAACGACGCTCTCCTCAGATATAACAATACAGATCAGGGATGTAAACGATAAACCACCTCAGTTTCCCCAACCGACCAGGATAGTCAGTGTAATGGAGAATACCAACGATACAGTAGTTACTACAGTGGAAGCTTTTGATAACGACTCTGATTCGATTACCACTTACAGTATCA ACAATTATGGGAAATACCACCAATACTTCCATGTCAACAAAACCACTGGAGTTGTTACCATTGTTAAGGCTTTGGACCGCGAGACTACACCATTTGTTGAGATCAAAGTCGTGGCCACGGATGCTTCTCTAAGAAATGAAACCTGTAATCGTACTGAAGTCATACCTGTGGCAATTAATGATACTCAGATACTTCGCGTGGATTTAGATGATCAAAACGACAGCCCACCAGTATTTACACAGAAAGTTTTTCGTACAGGGGTTCGAAAAAACATTAAACTCAACACAGAAATATTTGACTTCGTT GGGAAAGTGACGGATAAGGATAGTGAGACCTATAGTATCCACTCATTTAAGATTGTTGGTGACATGGAAATGCCTCAAAAAATTACCGATGCGACAGGAAAGGCAAGCCAGTGTGCGGAATCTAAGGTCAAGCGACCTGTATGTCTGTCTAGTAACGGGACGATCACGACCAATATGTTGTTTGAAGAGGCTATGGAGGGTACTATTACATTCCAGGTGTTGGCAAGGGATATAGCTGGCAACGATACGGCATATCTTAAC ATAGATATTATAGTTGATAATCAAATGGCCAAAATGGTGTTTCAAGGTAGCAAACAGGAAGTGGagaatatcaaaacaaatgttaCAGG AGAACTGACCAATCTTACTGGAATGATCTTTGTTCCTGACGAGGTGAATGTTTACACGAGAGATGATGGTATCGTGGACAGTAGTCG GTCTATTCTAACGTTTTATGTGAAGGATCCATCGACGGGCAGAATTCTTACCGCCAGTGAAATAAAGCA ATTGGTGGACAGATTTGGCAGCCAGCTTATATCCATACAACTAAAGTACCGGTTGCTTTCTGTTGAG GAGGCCTTCAAAGAACCGCTGAAAGAGGAAAATGGAGAGTTTAAACAAAAGATGATCTTAGCGGGAGCCACAATTCTAGAAGCAATTATCATCTGTATCCTGATTGTGGTAGCGTGTCGTAGTCAAGGGAA ATTCAAAAGAAAGCTGAAGGCGGCCACTGTTACAACGAAAG ATGAAAAGGATTCCGGGGAGAAAAAGAATTCTATCGTTCCTGGAAGTAATGTTTACGCTTCAAT